The following proteins are encoded in a genomic region of Streptomyces collinus Tu 365:
- a CDS encoding UDP-N-acetylmuramoyl-L-alanyl-D-glutamate--2,6-diaminopimelate ligase, with protein MTYPGPPRPAQVSATPLAELADQLGAAAPAAAEVTGITHDSRAVRPGDLYAALPGARLHGADFVTQAAGLGAVAVLTDPAGAERAAASGLPALVVDDPRARMGELAATIYGHPGRDLLQIGITGTSGKTTTAYLVEGGLRTTRSTGLIGTVETRIGEERIKSERTTPEATDLQALFAVMRERGVEAVAMEVSSHALVLGRVDGCVFDIAVFTNLSPEHMEFHSDMEDYFRAKAQLFTPKRSRLGVVNTDDEYGRRLAAEATVPVVTFSAEGHPDADWRAEDVQVGPMDSTFTVLGPEGRRVHARSPIAGPFNVANTLAAIVALAVAGLDPQTAADGIAAVPGVPGRLERVDAGQPYLAVVDYAHKTDAVESVLKALRKVTKGRLHVVLGCGGDRDRTKRAPMGAAVARLSDTAVLTSDNPRSEDPLAILATMLEGAASVPAHERGEVLLFEDRAAAIAAAVGRAQAGDTVLVAGKGHEQGQDIAGVVRPFDDRQVLREAIQKTQG; from the coding sequence GTGACATATCCGGGACCGCCGCGACCGGCTCAGGTCTCCGCCACACCTCTCGCGGAGCTGGCCGATCAGCTGGGCGCCGCCGCTCCGGCCGCCGCCGAGGTCACGGGGATCACCCACGACTCGCGCGCCGTCCGCCCCGGCGACCTGTACGCCGCCCTCCCGGGCGCCCGCCTGCACGGCGCCGACTTCGTCACCCAGGCCGCCGGCCTCGGCGCGGTCGCCGTGCTCACCGACCCGGCCGGCGCCGAGCGCGCCGCCGCGTCCGGACTGCCGGCCCTGGTGGTGGACGACCCGCGCGCGCGGATGGGCGAACTGGCGGCCACCATCTACGGTCACCCGGGCCGCGACCTGCTCCAGATCGGCATCACCGGCACCTCCGGCAAGACCACCACCGCCTACCTGGTCGAGGGCGGGCTGCGCACCACGCGCTCCACCGGTCTCATCGGAACCGTCGAGACGCGCATCGGCGAGGAGCGCATCAAGTCCGAGCGCACCACCCCCGAGGCCACCGACCTGCAGGCCCTGTTCGCGGTCATGCGCGAGCGCGGTGTCGAGGCGGTCGCCATGGAGGTCTCCAGCCACGCGCTGGTCCTCGGCCGGGTCGACGGCTGCGTCTTCGACATCGCCGTCTTCACCAACCTCAGCCCGGAACACATGGAGTTCCACTCCGACATGGAGGACTACTTCCGGGCCAAGGCGCAGTTGTTCACACCGAAACGCAGCAGGCTCGGCGTCGTCAACACCGACGACGAGTACGGCCGCCGGCTCGCCGCCGAGGCGACCGTCCCGGTGGTCACCTTCTCCGCCGAGGGCCACCCCGACGCCGACTGGCGCGCCGAGGACGTCCAGGTCGGCCCCATGGACTCGACGTTCACCGTGCTCGGCCCCGAGGGCCGGCGCGTCCACGCCAGGTCACCGATCGCCGGGCCGTTCAACGTGGCGAACACCCTCGCCGCGATCGTCGCCCTCGCCGTGGCCGGTCTCGACCCGCAGACCGCCGCCGACGGCATCGCCGCCGTGCCGGGCGTCCCCGGCCGCCTGGAGCGCGTGGACGCCGGCCAGCCCTACCTCGCCGTCGTGGACTACGCCCACAAGACCGACGCGGTCGAGTCGGTGCTCAAGGCGCTGCGCAAGGTCACCAAGGGCCGGCTGCACGTGGTCCTCGGCTGCGGCGGCGACCGCGACCGGACCAAGCGCGCCCCGATGGGCGCCGCCGTGGCCCGGCTGTCCGACACGGCCGTACTGACCTCCGACAACCCCCGCTCCGAGGACCCCCTGGCGATCCTCGCGACCATGCTCGAGGGCGCGGCCTCCGTGCCCGCGCACGAGCGTGGTGAGGTCCTCCTGTTCGAGGACCGGGCCGCCGCCATCGCCGCCGCCGTGGGCCGCGCCCAGGCCGGCGACACCGTGCTGGTCGCGGGCAAGGGCCACGAGCAGGGCCAGGACATCGCCGGCGTGGTCCGTCCCTTCGACGACCGCCAGGTGCTTCGCGAAGCTATCCAGAAGACCCAGGGATGA